The nucleotide sequence AACGGCGAAGCGTTCGCGGCCAAGGACGAGGAAATCATGGTGCTTTTCGCCTCGCAGGCGGCGGCCGCTATCGCCAACGCCCGTACGTACCGGGATGAGCAGCGTACCCGGGCCGACCTTGAGGCTCTCGTGGAAACCTCGCCGGTCGGTGTTGCGGTGTTCGATGCCCGGACGGGCAATCCTGTATCGTTCAACCGGGAGTCGAGGCGGATCGTCGAGGGACTACGCACACCCGGCCACCCCGCAGAGCAGTTACTGGAGGTGTTGACGATCCGCTTCTCCGACGGGCGCGAGGTGACCCTCACGGAATTCCCGATGAAACAGTTGGTCGACGACGCCACGACCGTGCGAGGCGAGGAGGTCGTGCTCTCGGTTCCCGATGGCCGGAGCACTACGATACTCATCAATGTCACCCCGATCCACTCCGCCAACGGCGCGACCGAGTCGATGGTCGTCACCATGCAGGATCTGTCGCCAATTGAGGAGTTGAACCGGTTGCGGGCCGAGTTCCTGGGCATGGTGAGCCACGAGTTGCGCGCGCCACTCTTCGCGATCAAAGGTACGGCAGCGACCGTACTGAAGGCCCCGCGGGTTCTGGATCGGACCGAGGTTCGGCAGTTCTTCCGGATCGTCGAAGAGCAGGCCGATCATATGGATAACCTGATCAGCGACCTGCTGGATGCGGGGCGTATCGACTCCGGCACGCTGTCGATCGACCCCGAGCCGGTGAAGGTGACCGCGCTGGTCGATCAGGCCCGGACCACATTCGTGAGCGGCGGAGGCAGACAGACCATCCGCATCGACCTGCCGCCGGACCTGCCGCGTGTGATGGCCGACAGTCAGCGCATCGTCCAGGTGCTGAACAACCTCTTCGCCAACGCGTCCCGGTATGCTCCCGAGTCGTCCGCCATCCATGTCGGCGCAGTACGCGACGGTGTCCATGTCGCAATTTCGGTAACGGACGAAGGCCAGGGCGTGCCGCCCGAGCAGTTGCCCCATCTGTTTCGGAAGTACACCGACGTCGGTGAGGGGAAGCAGCCGCACGGAATCGGCCTGGGTCTGGTCATATGCAAGGGGCTGGTGGAGGCCCACGGGGGTCGCATCCGGGCCGAAAGCGCCGGACCCGGACAAGGTACCCGGTTCACCTTTACGATTCCCCTGGTTGAGGAGAGCAGAACCGGTGTGATGGAGAGCCCGTCGCATAGGCCGGGGCGCGCCGATCAGCAGAAGCCGCTTGTTCTCGTGGTGGACGACGACCCACAGTTTCTGGGGTATATACGGGGTGTTCTGAACGACGCCGATTTTAGCCCGCTCATGACCGGCGAGCCGAAAGAGGTGTCCGCCCTGATCGATAAGCACGAGCCCCATCTGGTGCTGCTGGACCTGCTGCTGCCTGAGATGGACGGCATAGAGCTGATGCAAAACGTTCCGGCGCTGGCCGACCGACCGGTCATCTTCGTGTCCGCCTATGGCCGGGATGAAACGATTGCAAGGGCCCTGGAGATGGGAGCGGTCGATTACATCGTCAAGCCGTTTTCGCCTACGGAGCTGGTGGCCAGGATTCAGGCTGCGCTGCGTAAGAGCGACGTGCGCCCCGAAACTTTCCAGTCAGGGACTCTGGTGATCAACTACGAGGAACGCCGGGTGACCGTGGACGGGCGCGCGGTACGGCTTACCGCAACCGAATATGATCTGCTCCGAGTCCTTTCGATCAACGCCGGTCGGGTAATGACCTACGAAAAC is from Bacteroidetes bacterium SB0662_bin_6 and encodes:
- a CDS encoding response regulator gives rise to the protein MPPSTQIEVREMNKSNELEMEIQVLHERFSRLSAAVLRISSSLDLETVLQEVIDSARALTGTNRGVITMIDLHGDLRNVLTSGFSDEEFQTIVAWPDGPRLFEHLQKDMGQPFRMTDLPDYLESVGLPVNPWALGTMHCAPMHHRGEHLGYLFLGDKENGEAFAAKDEEIMVLFASQAAAAIANARTYRDEQRTRADLEALVETSPVGVAVFDARTGNPVSFNRESRRIVEGLRTPGHPAEQLLEVLTIRFSDGREVTLTEFPMKQLVDDATTVRGEEVVLSVPDGRSTTILINVTPIHSANGATESMVVTMQDLSPIEELNRLRAEFLGMVSHELRAPLFAIKGTAATVLKAPRVLDRTEVRQFFRIVEEQADHMDNLISDLLDAGRIDSGTLSIDPEPVKVTALVDQARTTFVSGGGRQTIRIDLPPDLPRVMADSQRIVQVLNNLFANASRYAPESSAIHVGAVRDGVHVAISVTDEGQGVPPEQLPHLFRKYTDVGEGKQPHGIGLGLVICKGLVEAHGGRIRAESAGPGQGTRFTFTIPLVEESRTGVMESPSHRPGRADQQKPLVLVVDDDPQFLGYIRGVLNDADFSPLMTGEPKEVSALIDKHEPHLVLLDLLLPEMDGIELMQNVPALADRPVIFVSAYGRDETIARALEMGAVDYIVKPFSPTELVARIQAALRKSDVRPETFQSGTLVINYEERRVTVDGRAVRLTATEYDLLRVLSINAGRVMTYENLLRSVWRSNSLDDTYLVRAFVGKLRRKLGDDANNPTHIFTEPRVGYRMHKPDDSSEATSVYT